From the genome of Rhinatrema bivittatum chromosome 18, aRhiBiv1.1, whole genome shotgun sequence, one region includes:
- the LOC115079726 gene encoding 5-phosphohydroxy-L-lysine phospho-lyase-like isoform X2 — translation MNRELYGREKTLELRRQLVGSACKLFFPEDPVKIVRAEGQYIYDEKGRQYLDCINNVSHVGHCHPIVIKAEHEQSKLLNTNTRYLHDNLVEYARRLSKTLPEKLCIYYFLNSGSEANDLALRLARQYTKHQDVIVLDHAYHGHLTSLIDISPYKFRKLEGQKEWVHVASLPDTYRGLYREDHEDPAAAYASDVKKVIDEAHKKNRKIAAFFIESLPSVAGQIIPPAGYFQKVAEYVRGAGGVFVADEIQVGFGRVGKQFWAFQLQGEDFVPDIVTMGKPIGNGHPIACVATTKKIAEAFTATGVEYFNTFGGNPVSCAIGLAVLDVIEKENLCAHATEVGNYLMELLKQQKAKHLLIGDIRLKEEYIVLSTDGPDRNVIKFKPPLCFSKENAKFVVDTLDEILTAMEKEVENYNTRTSS, via the exons ATGAACAGGGAATTGTATGGCAGGGAAAAGACACTGGAGCTACGCAGGCAGCTGGTTGG GTCAGCCTGCAAGCTCTTTTTCCCAGAAGATCCCGTGAAGATTGTACGGGCTGAAGGGCAGTATATATATGACGAAAAGGGAAGACAGTACCTTGACTGTATCAACAATGTTTCCCATG TTGGGCACTGCCACCCTATTGTAATAAAGGCAGAGCACGAACAAAGCAAATTGTTAAATACAAATACACGCTACCTCCATGACAATTTGGTAGAGTATGCAAGACGACTTTCCAAAACACTGCCAGAAAAGTTGTGCATCTACTATTTTCTGAATTCCGG ATCAGAAGCGAATGACCTTGCCCTGCGGTTAGCACGTCAGTATACTAAGCATCAGGATGTCATCGTTTTAGACCA tGCTTATCATGGACATCTGACATCGTTGATTGACATAAGTCCATATAAATTCAGAAAGTTGGAAGGACAAAAAGAATGGGTTCATGTG GCATCTCTCCCCGATACTTACAGAGGGCTGTACCGAGAGGATCACGAAGATCCAGCTGCAGCTTATGCCAGTGATGTGAAAAAAGTCATCGATGAGGCTCACAAAAAGAATCGCAAG ATTGCTGCATTTTTTATTGAGTCATTGCCTAGTGTTGCAGGCCAAATAATTCCACCAGCAGGCTATTTTCAGAAGGTTGCAGA ATATGTTCGGGGTGCCGGAGGAGTGTTTGTTGCTGATGAGATTCAAGTTGGTTTTGGCAGGGTTGGCAAACAGTTTTGGGCATTTCAGCTTCAAGGAGAGGATTTTGTTCCCGACATTGTGACCATGGGCAAACCAATTGGGAATGGACACCCCATAGCCTGTGtggcaacaacaaaaaaaattgcagaagCTTTTACAGCAACCGGAGTGGAATATTTTAATACG TTTGGGGGAAATCCAGTATCCTGTGCAATAGGTTTAGCTGTTCTAGATGTTATTGAGAAGGAGAACCTTTGTGCTCATGCTACAGAAGTGGGCAACTACTTGATGGAATTACTCAAGCAACAGAAAGCCAAGCATTTGCTGATTGGCGACATCAG GCTAAAGGAAGAGTATATTGTGCTGAGCACTGATGGTCCAGACAGAAATGTCATTAAATTCAAACCCCCACTGTGCTTTAGTAAGGAGAATGCAAAATTTGTTGTGGACACACTTGATGAAATCCTAACAG
- the LOC115079726 gene encoding 5-phosphohydroxy-L-lysine phospho-lyase-like isoform X1 — protein sequence MNRELYGREKTLELRRQLVGSACKLFFPEDPVKIVRAEGQYIYDEKGRQYLDCINNVSHVGHCHPIVIKAEHEQSKLLNTNTRYLHDNLVEYARRLSKTLPEKLCIYYFLNSGSEANDLALRLARQYTKHQDVIVLDHAYHGHLTSLIDISPYKFRKLEGQKEWVHVASLPDTYRGLYREDHEDPAAAYASDVKKVIDEAHKKNRKIAAFFIESLPSVAGQIIPPAGYFQKVAEYVRGAGGVFVADEIQVGFGRVGKQFWAFQLQGEDFVPDIVTMGKPIGNGHPIACVATTKKIAEAFTATGVEYFNTFGGNPVSCAIGLAVLDVIEKENLCAHATEVGNYLMELLKQQKAKHLLIGDIRGVGLFIGVDLVKNQEKRTPAPDEAEFIIRRLKEEYIVLSTDGPDRNVIKFKPPLCFSKENAKFVVDTLDEILTAMEKEVENYNTRTSS from the exons ATGAACAGGGAATTGTATGGCAGGGAAAAGACACTGGAGCTACGCAGGCAGCTGGTTGG GTCAGCCTGCAAGCTCTTTTTCCCAGAAGATCCCGTGAAGATTGTACGGGCTGAAGGGCAGTATATATATGACGAAAAGGGAAGACAGTACCTTGACTGTATCAACAATGTTTCCCATG TTGGGCACTGCCACCCTATTGTAATAAAGGCAGAGCACGAACAAAGCAAATTGTTAAATACAAATACACGCTACCTCCATGACAATTTGGTAGAGTATGCAAGACGACTTTCCAAAACACTGCCAGAAAAGTTGTGCATCTACTATTTTCTGAATTCCGG ATCAGAAGCGAATGACCTTGCCCTGCGGTTAGCACGTCAGTATACTAAGCATCAGGATGTCATCGTTTTAGACCA tGCTTATCATGGACATCTGACATCGTTGATTGACATAAGTCCATATAAATTCAGAAAGTTGGAAGGACAAAAAGAATGGGTTCATGTG GCATCTCTCCCCGATACTTACAGAGGGCTGTACCGAGAGGATCACGAAGATCCAGCTGCAGCTTATGCCAGTGATGTGAAAAAAGTCATCGATGAGGCTCACAAAAAGAATCGCAAG ATTGCTGCATTTTTTATTGAGTCATTGCCTAGTGTTGCAGGCCAAATAATTCCACCAGCAGGCTATTTTCAGAAGGTTGCAGA ATATGTTCGGGGTGCCGGAGGAGTGTTTGTTGCTGATGAGATTCAAGTTGGTTTTGGCAGGGTTGGCAAACAGTTTTGGGCATTTCAGCTTCAAGGAGAGGATTTTGTTCCCGACATTGTGACCATGGGCAAACCAATTGGGAATGGACACCCCATAGCCTGTGtggcaacaacaaaaaaaattgcagaagCTTTTACAGCAACCGGAGTGGAATATTTTAATACG TTTGGGGGAAATCCAGTATCCTGTGCAATAGGTTTAGCTGTTCTAGATGTTATTGAGAAGGAGAACCTTTGTGCTCATGCTACAGAAGTGGGCAACTACTTGATGGAATTACTCAAGCAACAGAAAGCCAAGCATTTGCTGATTGGCGACATCAG GGGTGTTGGATTGTTTATTGGTGTTGATTTGGTAAAAAATCAAGAGAAAAGGACACCAGCGCCTGACGAAGCTGAATTTATAATTAGAAG GCTAAAGGAAGAGTATATTGTGCTGAGCACTGATGGTCCAGACAGAAATGTCATTAAATTCAAACCCCCACTGTGCTTTAGTAAGGAGAATGCAAAATTTGTTGTGGACACACTTGATGAAATCCTAACAG